GGGTAACCGAAGGCTTTAGTATTAGGCAATTAAGCCGCTTATCAGGACATAGCCCATTTAAGCTTAAACAGATCAAAAACTATTGGCTATCAAAAGAACCGCCTGCTCTTTCACAAAGAACTTATAAATCGATTGACTATCTCGTATTTGATGGGACATATTTTCATAAAGACGGCTGTTTGGCACTGTTTATGAACGTTGTATCAGGAAAGCCAATACAGATCGCTTATATTGAACGCGAAAACTATGAAAATGTTTTTCCAATAATCACTAAACTGCGCGATAAAGGTATTAATCCTATAGCCATAACTACCGACGGACATCCAAGTGTTCTTCGCGCTCTTAAAGAGATTTGGCCAGAAACGATTTTACAGCGCTGTCTTTTCCATATTCAGAACCAGGGATTAATGTGGCTAAGAACGTTCCCAAAGACTGAATCTGGCAAAGAATTGCGCAGTTTGTATGGAACTATAGCAAGAATACGCAGTGCGGAAGAAATGATAGTTTTTAAAATACGCTACAGCAAATGGCACCTGAAGCATAAGAACTATATTTCTTCTTTGCCAAGCAGCCTTGTGGCATTCAAAGATCTTAAACGAGCTATGTCACTTATAAACAATGCTATGCCAAATATGTTCCACTTTATTACAGATAAAAATATTGTTTCAACAACAAATATCTTAGAAGGTTTCTTTTCGCAATTAAAGCATCAATATAGAAATCATCGCGGTCTTTCTGAACGGCATAAAATTAGCTATTTAAAATGGTTTTGCTACTTCAAAACTGTCAAAAATAGCAACACTTTTTAACCTTTATGCCCGGGATGACAACATGTTTTTCGTTGCCAGCCGCTTGATAGCCTATGTAAACATAGCCAAAGGTAACTAAAAGTATCATTCCGAACTTTCTCTTAAAGTCTAATAATGCAAATATAACGA
Above is a genomic segment from Elusimicrobiota bacterium containing:
- a CDS encoding transposase, which produces VTEGFSIRQLSRLSGHSPFKLKQIKNYWLSKEPPALSQRTYKSIDYLVFDGTYFHKDGCLALFMNVVSGKPIQIAYIERENYENVFPIITKLRDKGINPIAITTDGHPSVLRALKEIWPETILQRCLFHIQNQGLMWLRTFPKTESGKELRSLYGTIARIRSAEEMIVFKIRYSKWHLKHKNYISSLPSSLVAFKDLKRAMSLINNAMPNMFHFITDKNIVSTTNILEGFFSQLKHQYRNHRGLSERHKISYLKWFCYFKTVKNSNTF